One stretch of Macaca nemestrina isolate mMacNem1 chromosome 17, mMacNem.hap1, whole genome shotgun sequence DNA includes these proteins:
- the LOC139359304 gene encoding somatotropin-like, with translation MLHAHRLHQLAFDTYQKFNPQTSLCFSESIPTPSNMEERQQKSNLELLRISLLLIQSWLEPVQFLRSVFANRLVCGTLDSDVYDLLKSLEEGIQTLMGAFLYTLKAGEENE, from the exons ATGCTCCACGCCCATCGCCTGCACCAGCTGGCCTTTGACACCTACCAGAAGTTT AACCCCCAGACCTCCCTCTGCTTCTCAGAGTCTATTCCCACACCCTCCAACATGGAGGAAAGGCAGCAGAAATCT AACCTAGAGCTGCTCCGCATCTCCCTGCTGCTCATCCAGTCGTGGCTGGAGCCCGTGCAGTTCCTCAGGAGTGTGTTTGCCAACAGGCTAGTGTGTGGCACCTTGGACAGCGACGTCTATGACCTCCTAAAAAGCCTAGAGGAAGGCATCCAAACGCTgatgggg GCCTTTCTCTACACCCTGAAGGCGGGggaggaaaatgaatga